A window of Corticium candelabrum chromosome 3, ooCorCand1.1, whole genome shotgun sequence contains these coding sequences:
- the LOC134176862 gene encoding uncharacterized protein LOC134176862 isoform X2, with translation MKLFATLTLLFVAIFATSNADVIVYPSHYVALHPTQQIRFQCYYKGKPSVEHSTYWIHNDKVLQCNKQQRLIGCRDTLIVSEFRFSDSGRYYCHVNDTELLSVGETEIRVPVEFETTGVTTIRVSRQQLNDSLPVVLTCPVTKWSYPRPSVLWRRQREMLSIGDVYQYVVSNVSQLGIVDCVAYNGYGGPKVKRFNLVHDNTTQSVKTSSSYENDISTEYTPYVAAVPSFTQSEICCVYFYLTTVIVTFILTNYF, from the exons ATGAAGCTGTTTGCAACGTTAACGCTATTGTTTGTAG CAATTTTTGCCACCTCAAATGCAGATGTCATCGTCTACCCCTCCCACTACGTTGCGTTACACCCAACTCAACAAATTCGGTTCCAATGTTACTATAAAGGAAAGCCGTCTGTTGAACATTCAACTTATTGGATTCATAATGACAAAGTGTTACAATGCAATAAGCAGCAACGTCTCATTGGCTGCAGGGACACTCTCATAGTATCTGAGTTTCGCTTCTCTGATTCTGGCCGCTATTACTGTCACGTCAATGATACAGAACTCTTGTCAGTTGGCGAGACAGAAATCAGAG ttcCAGTAGAATTTGAGACGACGGGTGTCACGACTATTAGAGTATCCCGTCAACAATTGAATGACTCTCTTCCCGTCGTGCTTACTTGTCCCGTGACGAAATGGTCATATCCAAGACCTTCTGTCTTATGGAGAAGGCAGAGGGAAATGCTATCAATTGGAGACGTTTATCAGTATGTGGTAAGTAATGTAAGCCAACTAGGCATAGTGGATTGTGTAGCGTACAACGGCTATGGAGGACCTAAAGTCAAACGTTTCAATCTTGTTCATGACAATACTACGCAAAGCGTGAAGACAAGCTCTTCGTATGAAAACGACATTTCAACAGAGTATACTCCTTATGTTGCTGCCGTTCCATCATTTACACAGTCCGAAATATGCTGTGTTTATTTCTATCTAACAACTGTTATTGTCACCTTCATTTTGactaattatttttaa
- the LOC134176862 gene encoding uncharacterized protein LOC134176862 isoform X1, translated as MNTERNVSYAELQYTCVYTAIFATSNADVIVYPSHYVALHPTQQIRFQCYYKGKPSVEHSTYWIHNDKVLQCNKQQRLIGCRDTLIVSEFRFSDSGRYYCHVNDTELLSVGETEIRVPVEFETTGVTTIRVSRQQLNDSLPVVLTCPVTKWSYPRPSVLWRRQREMLSIGDVYQYVVSNVSQLGIVDCVAYNGYGGPKVKRFNLVHDNTTQSVKTSSSYENDISTEYTPYVAAVPSFTQSEICCVYFYLTTVIVTFILTNYF; from the exons ATGAATACAGAGAGAAATGTTTCTTATGCTGAATTGCAGTATACATGTGTTTACACAGCAATTTTTGCCACCTCAAATGCAGATGTCATCGTCTACCCCTCCCACTACGTTGCGTTACACCCAACTCAACAAATTCGGTTCCAATGTTACTATAAAGGAAAGCCGTCTGTTGAACATTCAACTTATTGGATTCATAATGACAAAGTGTTACAATGCAATAAGCAGCAACGTCTCATTGGCTGCAGGGACACTCTCATAGTATCTGAGTTTCGCTTCTCTGATTCTGGCCGCTATTACTGTCACGTCAATGATACAGAACTCTTGTCAGTTGGCGAGACAGAAATCAGAG ttcCAGTAGAATTTGAGACGACGGGTGTCACGACTATTAGAGTATCCCGTCAACAATTGAATGACTCTCTTCCCGTCGTGCTTACTTGTCCCGTGACGAAATGGTCATATCCAAGACCTTCTGTCTTATGGAGAAGGCAGAGGGAAATGCTATCAATTGGAGACGTTTATCAGTATGTGGTAAGTAATGTAAGCCAACTAGGCATAGTGGATTGTGTAGCGTACAACGGCTATGGAGGACCTAAAGTCAAACGTTTCAATCTTGTTCATGACAATACTACGCAAAGCGTGAAGACAAGCTCTTCGTATGAAAACGACATTTCAACAGAGTATACTCCTTATGTTGCTGCCGTTCCATCATTTACACAGTCCGAAATATGCTGTGTTTATTTCTATCTAACAACTGTTATTGTCACCTTCATTTTGactaattatttttaa
- the LOC134176891 gene encoding uncharacterized protein LOC134176891 isoform X1, translating to MQIYCILLLFVFSDGVRIIPENGWYVTADNRNSSFRFHCEGRARQMVWKWKRESIERVLNTTGGAQCTNDDAMIVRPTSIIVCRFLIEFTGKYTCQDPETKNSSSVELGVSPEFVSSKKVKVLVQSADEEIQLSCRVKSYVYPKPKVTWYQQTKSKTIEIFRGDVMIVNQTSSSDFSRYYCEAQNHHSGPIERKTFFVKTYKPITCTVYPSNITVESNEETINVTVKISSNNPLPDIQLEPSWGMVEAINNSIYKVSGLINTTGEHKILHVTQKIGLLNNSIVTKASCFVFVTTTEPHPDAVCLLIKQKLNSSCLLQRLNRSAVELSENLRQRLHVFLGCFWSIKVYYIFSRGRKNCTFVNIGLTVSFLLEQSKHCRQYPSPNNIIKTIRKWTRGQMDLALVVKPSITNTRVYCTKMEAIQVNLPQNCSYPHVYIPCSRSTRITRICSACRLKNSRCWQIDPPQTSELMHLNGMCNSKYI from the exons ATGCAAATCTATTGCAtactgttgctgtttgtcttctcAG ATGGTGTAAGAATTATTCCGGAGAACGGATGGTATGTCACAGCGGACAATCGAAATTCTTCATTCCGATTTCACTGCGAAGGTCGTGCAAGACAGATGGTGTGGAAATGGAAACGAGAAAGCATCGAACGTGTTCTCAATACTACAGGCGGTGCACAATGCACGAATGACGATGCTATGATAGTTCGCCCGACTTCGATTATTGTATGCAGGTTTCTTATCGAGTTTACTGGAAAGTACACATGCCAAGACCCTGAAACTAAAAACTCATCATCTGTAGAGCTAGGAG TATCTCCTGAGTTTGTTTCTTCAAAGAAAGTTAAAGTTCTCGTTCAATCAGCAGATGAGGAGATCCAACTTTCTTGTAGAGTGAAGTCTTATGTGTATCCCAAACCAAAAGTTACTTGgtatcaacaaacaaaatcaaagaCGATTGAAATCTTTAGAGGAGACGTAATGATAGTCAATCAGACAAGTAGCAGTGATTTCAGCAGGTACTATTGTGAGGCCCAAAACCATCATAGTGGACCAATAGAGCGAAAGACTTTCTTTGTAAAAACATACA AACCTATTACATGcactgtctatccatccaatATTACAGTGGAGTCTAATGAAGAAACGATTAATGTGACTGTCAAAATATCCAGTAACAATCCTCTTCCAGATATTCAACTTGAGCCTTCTTGGGGAATGGTAGAAGCTATTAATAATAGCATTTATAAGGTTTCTGGTCTGATAAATACCACCGGTGAGCACAAAATCCTACACGTAACACAGAAAATTGGACTGCTGAATAACTCAATAGTAACTAAAGCTTCTTGCTTTGTTTTTGTGACAACAACTG AACCTCATCCGGATGCAGTTTGTCTATTGATAAAACAGAAGCTGAATAGTTCATGCTTACTACAACGCTTGAATCGAAGT GCAGTGGAATTATCTGAAAACTTGCGACAGAGGCTGCACGTATTCCTAGGATGCTTTTGGAGTATTAAAGTTTACTACATTTTCAGCAGAGGAAGAAAAAATTGCACGTTTGTAAATATTGGATTGACAGTCAGCTTTCTCTTAGAACAATCAAAACACTGCAGGCAATACCCATCACCAAACAATATCATCAAGACAATTAGGAAGTGGACTAGAGGTCAGATGGATCTTGCACTAGTGGTAAAACCAAGTATTACAAATACCCGAGTATATTGCACAAAAATGGAAGCAATTCAAGTCAATTTGCCTCAAAATTGTTCTTATCCTCATGTCTACATTCCCTGCTCACGAAGTACACGCATTACAAGAATTTGCTCTGCGTGTAGACTGAAAAATTCAAGATGCTGGCAAATTGACCCACCACAAACGTCAGAGCTTATGCACTTAAACGGCATGTGCAATTCAAAATATATATAG
- the LOC134176891 gene encoding uncharacterized protein LOC134176891 isoform X2: MVCHSGQSKFFIPISLRRSCKTDGVEMETRKHRTCSQYYRRFLIEFTGKYTCQDPETKNSSSVELGVSPEFVSSKKVKVLVQSADEEIQLSCRVKSYVYPKPKVTWYQQTKSKTIEIFRGDVMIVNQTSSSDFSRYYCEAQNHHSGPIERKTFFVKTYKPITCTVYPSNITVESNEETINVTVKISSNNPLPDIQLEPSWGMVEAINNSIYKVSGLINTTGEHKILHVTQKIGLLNNSIVTKASCFVFVTTTEPHPDAVCLLIKQKLNSSCLLQRLNRSAVELSENLRQRLHVFLGCFWSIKVYYIFSRGRKNCTFVNIGLTVSFLLEQSKHCRQYPSPNNIIKTIRKWTRGQMDLALVVKPSITNTRVYCTKMEAIQVNLPQNCSYPHVYIPCSRSTRITRICSACRLKNSRCWQIDPPQTSELMHLNGMCNSKYI; encoded by the exons ATGGTATGTCACAGCGGACAATCGAAATTCTTCATTCCGATTTCACTGCGAAGGTCGTGCAAGACAGATGGTGTGGAAATGGAAACGAGAAAGCATCGAACGTGTTCTCAATACTACAGGCG GTTTCTTATCGAGTTTACTGGAAAGTACACATGCCAAGACCCTGAAACTAAAAACTCATCATCTGTAGAGCTAGGAG TATCTCCTGAGTTTGTTTCTTCAAAGAAAGTTAAAGTTCTCGTTCAATCAGCAGATGAGGAGATCCAACTTTCTTGTAGAGTGAAGTCTTATGTGTATCCCAAACCAAAAGTTACTTGgtatcaacaaacaaaatcaaagaCGATTGAAATCTTTAGAGGAGACGTAATGATAGTCAATCAGACAAGTAGCAGTGATTTCAGCAGGTACTATTGTGAGGCCCAAAACCATCATAGTGGACCAATAGAGCGAAAGACTTTCTTTGTAAAAACATACA AACCTATTACATGcactgtctatccatccaatATTACAGTGGAGTCTAATGAAGAAACGATTAATGTGACTGTCAAAATATCCAGTAACAATCCTCTTCCAGATATTCAACTTGAGCCTTCTTGGGGAATGGTAGAAGCTATTAATAATAGCATTTATAAGGTTTCTGGTCTGATAAATACCACCGGTGAGCACAAAATCCTACACGTAACACAGAAAATTGGACTGCTGAATAACTCAATAGTAACTAAAGCTTCTTGCTTTGTTTTTGTGACAACAACTG AACCTCATCCGGATGCAGTTTGTCTATTGATAAAACAGAAGCTGAATAGTTCATGCTTACTACAACGCTTGAATCGAAGT GCAGTGGAATTATCTGAAAACTTGCGACAGAGGCTGCACGTATTCCTAGGATGCTTTTGGAGTATTAAAGTTTACTACATTTTCAGCAGAGGAAGAAAAAATTGCACGTTTGTAAATATTGGATTGACAGTCAGCTTTCTCTTAGAACAATCAAAACACTGCAGGCAATACCCATCACCAAACAATATCATCAAGACAATTAGGAAGTGGACTAGAGGTCAGATGGATCTTGCACTAGTGGTAAAACCAAGTATTACAAATACCCGAGTATATTGCACAAAAATGGAAGCAATTCAAGTCAATTTGCCTCAAAATTGTTCTTATCCTCATGTCTACATTCCCTGCTCACGAAGTACACGCATTACAAGAATTTGCTCTGCGTGTAGACTGAAAAATTCAAGATGCTGGCAAATTGACCCACCACAAACGTCAGAGCTTATGCACTTAAACGGCATGTGCAATTCAAAATATATATAG